One Pantoea trifolii DNA segment encodes these proteins:
- the ypdK gene encoding membrane protein YpdK: protein MRYALMGISFFLLLWVGTFVLML, encoded by the coding sequence GTGAGATACGCTTTGATGGGAATTTCTTTCTTCCTGTTGCTTTGGGTCGGTACCTTTGTACTGATGCTGTAG
- a CDS encoding GNAT family N-acetyltransferase, giving the protein MQLLTPRLSLSRLQPEDWQIFKAVHQDAAAMTWVSEIPDENDIRQRFNERLAPWQASSFHMLCLVARIRESGEPIGLFGCSAEWHPYRQAEVGYMLRAAFTGLGYGSEALDALCQFLLQAEFHKLKAMVIEGNWPSRRILEKNGFALEGTLRDNYLLNGQWVSDWVFGRLNPNN; this is encoded by the coding sequence ATGCAATTACTCACTCCACGTTTATCCCTCAGCCGACTTCAGCCAGAAGACTGGCAGATTTTCAAAGCGGTACACCAGGACGCCGCCGCCATGACGTGGGTTAGTGAAATCCCGGATGAAAACGATATCCGTCAACGCTTTAACGAGCGTTTGGCGCCGTGGCAGGCGAGCAGTTTTCATATGCTGTGTTTGGTGGCACGCATTCGGGAAAGCGGTGAGCCGATTGGGTTGTTTGGCTGTAGCGCCGAATGGCATCCGTATCGTCAGGCCGAAGTGGGTTACATGCTACGCGCGGCGTTTACCGGTTTAGGCTATGGCAGTGAAGCGCTCGACGCGCTGTGCCAGTTTTTACTGCAGGCAGAATTTCATAAGCTGAAAGCGATGGTGATTGAGGGGAATTGGCCGTCGCGCCGTATTCTGGAGAAGAATGGTTTCGCCCTTGAGGGCACGTTACGGGATAATTATCTGCTAAACGGCCAATGGGTAAGCGATTGGGTGTTTGGCCGCCTGAATCCAAATAATTAA
- the alaC gene encoding alanine transaminase: MADNSTPRRFSRIERLPPYVFNITAELKMAARRRGEDIIDFSMGNPDGPTPPHIVEKLCQVAQREDTHGYSTSKGIPRLRRAISRWYADRYQVEIDPESEAIVTIGSKEGLAHLMLATLDHGDTVLVPNPSYPIHIYGAVIAGAQVRSVPLVAGVDFFNELERAIRESYPKPKMMILGFPSNPTAQCVELDFFERVIALAKQYNVLVIHDLAYADITYDGWKAPSIMQVPGARDVAVEFFTLSKSYNMAGWRIGFMVGNKELVSALARIKSYHDYGTFTPLQVAAIAALEGDQQCVRDIAEQYKRRRDVLVKGLHEAGWMVDLPKASMYVWAKIPDHYAHLGSLEFAKLLMQEAKVCVSPGIGFGDYGDTHVRFALIENSDRIRQAVRGIKSMFRADGILPGTVKALEEEEE, from the coding sequence ATGGCTGATAACAGCACACCCCGTCGTTTCTCGCGTATTGAACGCCTTCCCCCGTATGTTTTTAACATCACCGCTGAATTGAAGATGGCTGCGCGTCGGCGCGGCGAAGACATTATCGATTTCTCGATGGGCAATCCGGATGGCCCTACGCCGCCGCACATCGTTGAAAAACTTTGTCAGGTGGCGCAGCGCGAAGACACGCACGGTTACTCAACCTCGAAAGGCATTCCCCGTTTGCGTCGCGCGATTTCGCGCTGGTACGCAGACCGTTATCAGGTGGAAATCGATCCGGAATCGGAAGCGATTGTCACCATCGGCTCGAAAGAGGGTTTGGCGCACTTGATGCTGGCCACGCTCGATCACGGCGACACCGTGCTGGTGCCGAATCCCAGCTATCCGATTCACATTTACGGCGCGGTGATTGCCGGTGCGCAGGTGCGTTCTGTTCCGCTGGTGGCGGGTGTTGATTTCTTCAACGAGCTGGAACGGGCGATTCGCGAAAGCTATCCCAAACCGAAAATGATGATTCTTGGCTTCCCGTCGAATCCTACGGCGCAATGCGTTGAACTCGATTTCTTCGAACGCGTCATCGCGCTGGCGAAGCAGTACAATGTGCTGGTGATCCACGATCTCGCCTATGCCGACATCACCTACGATGGCTGGAAAGCGCCATCGATTATGCAGGTGCCGGGCGCGCGCGATGTGGCGGTGGAATTCTTTACCCTGTCGAAAAGCTACAACATGGCGGGCTGGCGTATCGGCTTTATGGTCGGTAACAAAGAGCTGGTTTCTGCGCTGGCGCGTATCAAGAGTTATCACGATTACGGCACCTTCACACCGTTGCAGGTGGCGGCGATAGCGGCGCTGGAAGGCGATCAACAGTGTGTGCGCGATATCGCTGAACAGTACAAACGCCGCCGTGATGTGCTGGTGAAAGGCCTGCACGAAGCGGGCTGGATGGTCGATTTGCCGAAGGCGTCGATGTACGTCTGGGCGAAAATTCCCGATCACTACGCGCATCTTGGCTCGCTGGAGTTCGCCAAATTACTGATGCAGGAAGCCAAAGTGTGTGTCTCGCCGGGCATTGGTTTTGGTGATTACGGTGATACCCATGTGCGTTTCGCGCTGATTGAAAACAGCGATCGTATTCGTCAGGCGGTACGGGGGATTAAATCGATGTTCCGTGCCGATGGCATTTTGCCGGGAACGGTGAAAGCGCTGGAAGAAGAAGAGGAATAA
- a CDS encoding alpha-keto acid decarboxylase family protein: MKTPNVGDYLLHRLQQSGIRHLFGVPGDYNLQFLDSVIAHPEIAWVGCANELNAAYAADGYGRCNGAAALLTTFGVGELSAINGIAGSYAEYVPVIHIVGAPASQAQQQGDCVHHSLGDGDFGHFLRMAQEVSVASAVLTAENAVAEIDRVISEALTQHRPGYLLLAVDVAAAEISLPEEKITAADRHQQVAAAFADAAERLLAPAQRVALLADFLAARWQLQPQLEALRQLRAIPAATLLMGKGVLNEQQPGYVGTYAAQGSSDAVRQAIEDTDVTLCVGVRFTDTLTAGFTQNLPAERVIDLQPFQATVAGEVFAPLSMQQALAALTPIYQRHCAHWRLADAPECEESEQIAAAVISQQAFWQAMQRFLQPGDIILADQGTAAFGAAALRLPQDAQLLVQPLWGSIGYTLPATFGAQTAQPDRRVILIIGDGSAQLTIQELGSMLRDGQQPIIFLINNDGYTVERAIHGAEQRYNDIAQWNWTALPQALSQECAAQSWRVSETVQLDAVMAQLMRNRRLSLVEVVMDKQDLPPLLRKVTAALHQRNSG; this comes from the coding sequence ATGAAAACCCCCAACGTTGGCGATTATTTACTGCACCGATTACAGCAAAGCGGCATCCGACATCTGTTCGGCGTGCCGGGCGATTACAACCTGCAATTCCTCGACAGTGTAATTGCGCATCCCGAAATTGCCTGGGTTGGCTGCGCCAATGAATTGAATGCGGCCTATGCGGCAGATGGCTATGGGCGCTGCAACGGCGCGGCGGCACTGCTGACCACGTTTGGCGTCGGCGAGCTTAGCGCGATTAACGGCATCGCCGGCAGCTATGCCGAATATGTACCGGTGATTCATATCGTTGGCGCGCCCGCGAGTCAGGCGCAGCAGCAGGGCGATTGCGTGCACCATTCGCTGGGTGATGGCGATTTTGGTCACTTCCTGCGGATGGCGCAGGAAGTGAGTGTGGCCTCTGCGGTATTGACGGCGGAGAACGCGGTGGCGGAGATCGATCGCGTTATCAGCGAGGCGCTAACGCAACATCGTCCCGGCTATTTATTGCTGGCGGTGGATGTGGCGGCGGCTGAGATTTCGCTGCCAGAGGAAAAAATTACAGCGGCAGACAGACATCAGCAGGTTGCCGCAGCCTTTGCTGATGCGGCAGAGCGCTTGCTGGCACCGGCGCAGCGCGTGGCGCTGTTGGCGGATTTCCTTGCCGCGCGCTGGCAGTTGCAGCCGCAGCTTGAGGCGTTGCGCCAGCTGCGCGCGATTCCTGCCGCCACCTTATTGATGGGCAAAGGCGTGCTCAACGAGCAGCAGCCGGGTTACGTCGGCACTTACGCCGCGCAAGGCAGCAGCGATGCGGTGCGCCAGGCCATCGAAGATACCGACGTCACGCTGTGCGTCGGCGTGCGGTTTACCGATACCTTAACCGCCGGCTTCACGCAAAATCTGCCTGCCGAGCGCGTGATCGATCTGCAGCCGTTTCAGGCCACGGTCGCTGGCGAGGTGTTTGCGCCGTTAAGCATGCAGCAGGCGCTGGCGGCGCTGACGCCCATTTATCAGCGTCACTGCGCGCACTGGCGGCTGGCGGATGCGCCTGAGTGCGAAGAAAGTGAGCAAATTGCTGCGGCGGTAATCAGTCAGCAGGCATTCTGGCAGGCAATGCAGCGCTTCCTGCAGCCGGGTGATATTATCCTCGCCGATCAAGGCACCGCAGCCTTTGGCGCTGCGGCGCTGCGGTTACCGCAGGATGCGCAATTGCTGGTGCAACCGCTGTGGGGATCGATTGGCTATACTTTACCCGCCACCTTTGGTGCGCAAACCGCGCAGCCGGATCGCCGGGTCATCCTGATCATTGGCGATGGCTCCGCGCAGCTGACGATTCAGGAGTTGGGTTCGATGCTTCGCGACGGCCAGCAGCCGATCATTTTCCTGATTAACAATGATGGCTACACGGTTGAGCGCGCGATTCACGGTGCTGAGCAACGTTACAATGATATCGCGCAATGGAACTGGACCGCGCTGCCGCAGGCGCTGAGTCAAGAGTGCGCGGCGCAGAGCTGGCGCGTCAGCGAAACGGTGCAGCTGGACGCGGTGATGGCGCAATTAATGCGGAATCGGCGTCTGTCGCTGGTGGAAGTGGTGATGGACAAACAGGATTTGCCGCCGCTGCTGCGTAAGGTCACCGCCGCACTGCATCAGCGTAATAGTGGCTAA
- a CDS encoding IclR family transcriptional regulator, with protein sequence MVELPSSREDEKAGGIQVIARAAKILNALGEHPGGMSLGEIAQVVDLPRSTVQRIIGALDSAQLVRSSGAGGLRLGPALLKLISSVHSDVVEIVRPFLEQLSAEINETVSLARASGTQLAIVHYVVASRELRVVPRMGLNLPLYSTSGGRALLALESDEDVRVMVGEAYKELTEMTVKTLPQLLELIAEVRASGLAIDRGETLEGISTMAVAIDTLFGRFSISLLVPTARFHKQEAHYREQIIKCKDALIREIGKMTAVEG encoded by the coding sequence ATGGTTGAACTTCCCTCAAGCCGTGAGGATGAAAAAGCGGGTGGCATTCAGGTCATCGCGCGTGCGGCAAAAATTCTGAATGCGCTGGGTGAACATCCCGGCGGCATGAGTTTGGGTGAAATTGCGCAGGTGGTTGATCTGCCTCGCTCGACGGTGCAGCGCATTATTGGCGCGCTGGACAGCGCACAGCTGGTGCGCAGCAGCGGTGCCGGCGGTTTACGTCTCGGTCCGGCGTTGCTCAAGCTGATCTCCAGCGTGCACAGCGACGTGGTGGAAATCGTGCGTCCGTTCCTCGAACAACTCTCTGCCGAAATCAATGAAACGGTATCGCTGGCGCGGGCCAGCGGCACGCAATTGGCGATCGTGCATTATGTGGTGGCCTCGCGCGAACTGCGTGTGGTGCCGCGCATGGGTCTGAATCTGCCGCTTTACAGCACATCGGGCGGCCGCGCGTTGCTGGCGCTGGAGAGCGATGAAGATGTGCGCGTGATGGTGGGCGAAGCCTATAAAGAGTTAACCGAGATGACGGTGAAAACCCTGCCGCAATTGCTGGAGCTGATTGCCGAAGTGCGCGCCAGCGGATTAGCGATCGATCGCGGCGAGACGCTGGAGGGCATTTCGACCATGGCGGTTGCCATTGATACGCTGTTTGGCCGCTTCTCTATCTCATTGCTGGTGCCGACGGCGCGTTTTCATAAGCAGGAAGCGCACTATCGTGAGCAAATCATCAAGTGCAAAGACGCCTTGATTCGTGAAATTGGCAAAATGACCGCTGTGGAAGGATAA
- the glk gene encoding glucokinase, producing MTTYALVGDVGGTNARLALCEVENGAISQAQTFSTSDYDNLEAVIRHYLDEQKQDIKHACIAIACPITGDWVEMTNHDWAFSTKVMKEHLALESLEIINDFTAVSMAIPMLSEKEVIQFGGKAPVEGKPIAIYGAGTGLGVSHLVHVDKRWISLPGEGGHVDFAPNSEEEGDILEVLRAEIGHVSAERVLSGAGLVNLYRAIVKSDEREPENLKPKDVTERALQDSCIDCRRALSLFCVIMGRFGGNLALNLGTFGGVYIAGGIVPRFLDFFKASGFRAAFEDKGRFRDYLVDIPVYMISHDQPGLLGAGAHLRQVLGREL from the coding sequence ATGACAACATACGCCCTGGTCGGCGATGTGGGCGGTACCAATGCCCGTCTCGCATTGTGTGAGGTAGAAAACGGTGCTATCTCGCAAGCCCAAACCTTCTCAACATCAGACTACGACAATCTTGAAGCGGTGATTCGTCACTATCTTGATGAGCAAAAACAGGATATTAAGCACGCTTGTATCGCCATTGCCTGTCCGATCACCGGCGATTGGGTAGAGATGACCAACCACGATTGGGCGTTCTCCACCAAAGTGATGAAAGAGCATCTGGCGCTGGAAAGCCTGGAAATCATCAATGATTTCACCGCCGTTTCGATGGCGATTCCGATGCTGAGCGAAAAGGAAGTGATTCAGTTTGGCGGCAAAGCGCCCGTTGAAGGCAAGCCCATCGCGATTTACGGTGCGGGCACCGGCCTCGGCGTCAGCCATTTGGTGCACGTGGATAAACGCTGGATCAGCTTGCCGGGCGAGGGCGGCCACGTTGACTTTGCGCCAAATAGCGAAGAAGAGGGTGACATTCTCGAAGTGCTGCGCGCGGAGATTGGCCACGTTTCGGCTGAACGCGTACTGTCCGGTGCCGGTTTGGTCAATCTGTATCGCGCCATCGTGAAGTCTGATGAGCGTGAGCCAGAAAACCTCAAGCCAAAAGATGTTACCGAGCGCGCGTTGCAAGACAGCTGCATCGATTGCCGTCGCGCACTGTCGCTGTTCTGCGTGATTATGGGTCGTTTCGGCGGCAACCTGGCGTTGAATCTGGGCACCTTCGGCGGCGTCTATATCGCCGGCGGTATTGTGCCGCGCTTCCTCGACTTCTTTAAAGCGTCCGGTTTCCGCGCGGCGTTTGAAGATAAAGGTCGCTTCCGCGATTACCTGGTTGATATTCCGGTGTATATGATCAGTCACGATCAGCCGGGCTTGCTGGGCGCCGGTGCGCACCTGCGTCAGGTGCTGGGCCGCGAACTGTAA
- a CDS encoding MFS transporter, which translates to MNAQPIAAPAPHPFTLRLALGLVGVLIAALTSGLNDRVTDIALADIRAAIGISYDQGSWIISAYQAAEVAAMMIAPWFAVTFSLRRFALTVSAGFMLSGLLLPLMPNATLFITLRVVQGLFGGALPPMLMTVALRFLPPPIKLYGLAGYALTATFGPNMAASLAAFWTDDVSWLFVFWQVVPAMLIAMLLISWGLPQDPLRLERFKQIDLFGMLTGCSGIALLILALTQGERLDWLESPLFSGLLFSALALLTVFFINEWFHPLPLFKLQMLGRRNLAHGLLVLAGVLILSLSGSALPSAYLAQVQGFRTLQFAPLALTIGLPQLLIAPFVAALLNIRWVDCRWMLTAGVALLVTSCLMGMHITTDWARQNFWLIQILQAFGQPMVILPVLMSATSVVAPPEGPFASAMFNTVRGFSSIAASTLVEWFISHREKFHSNVLVDSAASRAWLMTAPNSAQSSSSLPLLPDGSASSAENLSGFATLLKQQAMVLSLSDCYQMLIAFAALLLLLTAWLPKRVWPPQTLIQPVTTTSR; encoded by the coding sequence ATGAACGCCCAGCCCATTGCGGCTCCGGCACCCCATCCGTTTACTCTGCGCCTGGCGCTGGGATTGGTTGGCGTGCTGATTGCCGCGCTCACATCGGGATTAAACGATCGCGTCACCGATATCGCGTTAGCCGATATCCGCGCCGCCATCGGCATCAGTTACGATCAAGGCAGCTGGATTATCTCCGCTTATCAGGCTGCTGAAGTGGCGGCAATGATGATTGCGCCCTGGTTCGCCGTCACCTTTTCGCTGCGTCGCTTTGCGCTCACCGTTTCCGCCGGATTTATGTTGAGCGGCCTGCTGCTGCCGCTGATGCCCAATGCCACGCTGTTTATCACTTTGCGCGTGGTGCAGGGATTATTTGGCGGTGCGCTGCCGCCGATGCTGATGACCGTTGCACTGCGCTTCCTGCCGCCGCCGATCAAATTATACGGTTTAGCGGGTTATGCGCTGACTGCCACCTTTGGCCCGAATATGGCCGCTTCTCTGGCGGCGTTCTGGACCGATGACGTCAGCTGGCTGTTTGTCTTCTGGCAAGTAGTGCCGGCCATGCTGATTGCCATGCTGCTGATTAGCTGGGGTTTACCGCAGGATCCGCTGCGCCTCGAGCGTTTTAAACAGATCGATCTGTTCGGCATGCTAACCGGCTGCTCCGGTATCGCGCTGCTGATTCTGGCGCTGACGCAAGGCGAGCGGCTCGACTGGCTCGAATCGCCGTTATTCAGCGGCCTATTATTCAGCGCGCTGGCGTTGCTGACTGTGTTCTTTATTAATGAATGGTTTCACCCGCTGCCGCTGTTCAAATTACAGATGCTGGGGCGGCGCAATCTCGCACACGGCTTGCTGGTGCTGGCGGGCGTGCTGATTTTGTCGCTGTCGGGTTCAGCGCTGCCGTCGGCCTATCTGGCGCAGGTGCAAGGCTTCCGCACGCTGCAGTTTGCACCGCTGGCGTTGACCATCGGCTTGCCGCAACTGCTGATCGCCCCATTTGTTGCCGCGCTACTGAATATTCGCTGGGTGGATTGTCGCTGGATGTTGACGGCGGGCGTGGCGTTGTTGGTGACGTCCTGCCTGATGGGCATGCACATTACCACTGATTGGGCGCGGCAGAATTTCTGGCTGATACAGATTCTGCAGGCGTTCGGTCAGCCGATGGTGATTTTGCCAGTGCTGATGAGCGCCACCAGCGTGGTCGCGCCGCCGGAAGGCCCGTTCGCCTCGGCGATGTTCAACACCGTGCGCGGTTTCTCCAGCATCGCCGCCAGCACGCTGGTGGAGTGGTTTATCAGTCACCGTGAAAAATTCCACTCCAACGTGCTGGTCGATAGCGCCGCCAGCCGTGCGTGGCTGATGACCGCACCGAACAGCGCGCAATCCAGCAGCAGCTTGCCGTTGCTGCCGGATGGCAGCGCTAGCAGCGCGGAAAACCTCAGCGGCTTCGCCACCTTGCTGAAGCAGCAGGCGATGGTGCTGAGCCTGAGTGATTGCTACCAGATGCTTATTGCCTTCGCCGCCCTGCTTTTACTGTTAACCGCCTGGCTGCCGAAACGCGTGTGGCCACCACAAACACTGATTCAACCTGTTACGACGACGTCGAGATAA
- a CDS encoding sensor histidine kinase, translating to MLLAVFDRAALMLICLFFLTRTRVFRQLLQKDEHSVREKVVVTAIFSLFALFSTWSGINVDGSLLNVRVIAVMSGGILFGPWVGIATGVIAGLHRYLIDMDGVTAVPCLITSIIAGIASGVINRRVSKEQRWRAGILGGMLCESLTMLLIVLWAKPMTLGLAIVSEIALPMILGASSIGLIVLLVQSVEGEKEAIAARQAKLALEIANKTLPLFRQVDSQSLHKVCDIIRSDIHADAVAITNNKQILAYVGYGEQNYHNGDDAISPTTAQAIASGKIIIKNNDEAHRTKDIHSMLVIPLWEKGEVTGTLKIYYRRAHRITGSLKEMAIGLSQIISTQLEVSRAEQLREMANKAELRALQSKINPHFLFNALNAISSSIRLNPDTARQLVINLSRYLRYNLELNDDELIDIKKELWQVKDYIAIEQARFGDKLSMIYDVDEDLHFTLPSLLIQPLVENAIVHGIQPCRGKGVVTLSVKDLGDRVRVAVRDTGDGISEDVMSRVARNEMPGNKIGLLNVHHRVKLLSGQGLVITRHHPGTEIAFTLSKNGQSLPAPLRPTTETTT from the coding sequence ATGCTGCTGGCGGTTTTTGACCGCGCGGCGCTGATGCTGATTTGCCTGTTCTTTCTCACTCGCACGCGGGTGTTCCGTCAGCTGCTGCAAAAAGATGAGCATTCGGTACGCGAAAAAGTGGTGGTGACGGCCATATTCTCGCTGTTTGCGCTATTCAGCACCTGGTCGGGCATTAACGTCGACGGTTCGCTGCTCAATGTGCGTGTCATTGCGGTGATGTCCGGCGGCATTCTGTTCGGTCCCTGGGTGGGCATCGCCACCGGTGTGATTGCCGGTTTGCATCGCTATCTGATTGATATGGATGGCGTCACGGCGGTGCCTTGCCTAATCACCAGCATCATTGCCGGCATTGCCTCAGGCGTGATTAATCGCCGGGTAAGTAAAGAGCAGCGCTGGCGCGCCGGTATTCTCGGCGGCATGTTGTGCGAAAGCCTGACCATGCTGCTGATTGTATTGTGGGCCAAGCCGATGACGCTGGGCCTGGCAATTGTGTCTGAGATTGCGCTGCCAATGATTTTGGGCGCATCAAGTATCGGTTTAATCGTGCTGCTGGTACAGAGCGTTGAAGGTGAGAAAGAGGCGATTGCGGCGCGTCAGGCCAAGCTGGCGCTGGAAATCGCCAACAAAACGCTGCCGCTGTTTCGTCAGGTTGATAGCCAGTCGCTGCACAAAGTGTGCGATATCATCCGCAGCGACATTCACGCCGATGCGGTCGCCATCACCAATAACAAACAGATTCTCGCTTACGTCGGTTATGGCGAGCAGAACTATCACAACGGCGATGATGCCATCAGCCCAACCACTGCGCAGGCGATCGCCAGCGGCAAAATCATCATCAAGAACAACGATGAGGCGCATCGCACCAAAGATATTCACTCGATGTTGGTTATTCCCCTTTGGGAAAAAGGGGAAGTGACCGGCACGCTAAAAATCTATTATCGCCGTGCGCATCGCATTACCGGTTCGCTGAAAGAGATGGCGATTGGGCTGTCGCAAATCATCTCCACCCAGCTGGAAGTGTCGCGGGCTGAGCAGTTGCGTGAAATGGCGAACAAGGCTGAATTACGCGCGCTGCAGAGTAAAATTAACCCGCATTTCCTGTTTAACGCGCTGAATGCTATTTCCTCATCGATTCGCCTTAATCCAGACACCGCGCGCCAGTTGGTGATCAACCTGTCGCGTTATCTGCGCTACAACCTCGAACTCAACGATGACGAGCTTATCGATATCAAGAAAGAGTTGTGGCAGGTGAAGGACTACATCGCGATCGAGCAGGCGCGTTTCGGCGACAAGCTGTCGATGATTTATGACGTGGATGAAGATCTGCACTTCACGCTGCCCAGCCTGCTGATTCAACCGCTGGTGGAGAATGCCATTGTGCACGGTATTCAGCCTTGTCGCGGCAAAGGCGTGGTAACGCTGAGCGTGAAAGATTTGGGCGATCGGGTACGCGTCGCAGTGCGTGATACCGGCGACGGCATCAGCGAGGATGTGATGAGCCGCGTGGCGCGTAATGAGATGCCCGGCAACAAGATTGGTCTGCTGAATGTGCATCATCGCGTAAAATTGCTGTCTGGTCAGGGGTTGGTTATCACCCGCCATCATCCGGGCACTGAAATCGCCTTTACGCTTAGCAAGAATGGTCAGTCGCTACCTGCGCCGCTGCGCCCTACCACGGAAACCACCACGTGA
- a CDS encoding LytR/AlgR family response regulator transcription factor, producing MKAIIVEDEFLAQQELSWMIQQHSQISVEACFDDGLEVLKYLQNHRVDVIFLDINIPSLDGMLLAQNINQFAHKPLIVFITAWKEHAVDAFELDAFDYILKPYHESRIMTMLQKLEASAQQQSQPQNAAASSPQTVNLVKDERIIVTDINEIYYVEAHEKLTFVYTRREAYVMSMVISEFCSRLPEQQFFRCHRSYCVNLSKIREIEPWFNNTYLVKLRDLDAQVPVSRSKVKAFRQLMRL from the coding sequence GTGAAAGCCATCATCGTTGAAGACGAGTTTCTCGCCCAGCAAGAGTTAAGCTGGATGATTCAGCAACACAGCCAAATCAGCGTTGAGGCCTGCTTTGATGATGGGCTTGAGGTGCTGAAATATCTGCAGAATCATCGGGTGGATGTGATTTTCCTCGACATCAACATTCCGTCGCTAGATGGCATGCTGCTGGCGCAAAACATCAATCAGTTTGCCCATAAGCCGTTGATTGTGTTTATCACCGCGTGGAAAGAGCATGCGGTTGACGCGTTTGAACTGGACGCCTTTGACTACATTCTCAAGCCGTATCACGAGTCGCGCATCATGACAATGCTGCAGAAACTGGAAGCCAGCGCCCAGCAGCAGTCGCAACCGCAAAACGCGGCGGCCAGCTCGCCACAAACCGTCAATCTGGTGAAAGACGAACGCATCATCGTCACCGACATCAACGAGATCTATTACGTTGAGGCGCACGAGAAGCTGACGTTTGTTTATACGCGGCGCGAAGCCTATGTGATGTCGATGGTGATCAGTGAATTCTGCAGCCGTTTGCCGGAACAGCAATTCTTCCGCTGCCATCGATCTTACTGCGTCAATCTGAGCAAGATTCGTGAAATCGAGCCGTGGTTTAACAATACCTATTTGGTTAAGTTGCGTGATTTGGATGCGCAGGTGCCGGTGAGTCGCAGCAAGGTGAAAGCCTTTCGGCAGTTGATGAGGTTATAA
- a CDS encoding HlyD family secretion protein: MQAFALKRTVLLSALLLVLLAMAFFVWSSMTGNDHRTTDAYVNADYTLVAPKVSGYIASVNVQDNQRVKAGELLATLDDRDYRVALETAQANLQVSEAKRLSSQAQLEQQQSTIDQAKATLAASQASAQYAGQSAARYNQLYKSGTIAADDQQKANSTQRSASATVRQSEAALASAVKQVGVLQAAVRQAAADVTAAQASVDQAQLNLSYTRIVAPVDGMVGQRSVRLGAYVSAGTRLLAVVPLQQTYITANYLETQLADVQQGQKVSVKVDALPGKVFSGHVDSIAPATGATFSAISPDNATGNYTKVVQRLPVKIVLDENQPDRAKLRVGMSAIPEIETR; encoded by the coding sequence ATGCAAGCTTTTGCTCTGAAAAGAACGGTGCTGTTGAGCGCCCTATTACTGGTGTTATTGGCGATGGCCTTTTTTGTCTGGTCATCGATGACCGGCAACGATCATCGCACCACCGATGCCTATGTGAATGCCGATTACACGCTGGTTGCACCGAAAGTTTCCGGCTACATCGCCAGCGTCAACGTGCAAGACAACCAGCGCGTAAAGGCCGGCGAACTGCTGGCCACGCTCGACGACCGCGATTATCGTGTGGCGTTAGAGACCGCGCAGGCCAATTTGCAGGTCAGCGAGGCCAAGCGTTTGAGTAGCCAGGCGCAGCTGGAACAGCAGCAATCCACTATCGACCAGGCGAAGGCCACGTTAGCGGCGAGCCAGGCTTCCGCGCAGTACGCCGGACAGAGCGCCGCGCGTTACAACCAGCTGTATAAAAGTGGCACCATCGCCGCGGACGATCAGCAAAAAGCCAACTCAACGCAGCGTTCCGCCTCGGCCACCGTACGCCAGAGCGAAGCGGCGCTGGCTTCTGCCGTCAAGCAAGTTGGCGTGCTGCAAGCTGCAGTGCGTCAGGCCGCCGCCGATGTAACTGCCGCGCAGGCCAGCGTCGATCAGGCGCAACTCAATCTTTCCTATACACGGATTGTAGCGCCGGTGGATGGCATGGTCGGTCAGCGCTCAGTGCGCCTCGGCGCTTACGTTAGCGCAGGCACGCGTTTGCTGGCGGTGGTGCCGCTGCAGCAAACCTATATCACCGCTAATTATCTGGAAACGCAGCTGGCGGATGTGCAGCAAGGGCAGAAAGTGAGCGTGAAGGTGGATGCCTTGCCAGGCAAGGTATTTAGCGGTCACGTCGACAGCATTGCTCCGGCGACGGGCGCGACCTTTTCCGCCATTTCGCCGGACAACGCCACTGGTAATTACACCAAAGTGGTACAGCGTTTACCGGTGAAAATTGTGCTCGATGAGAACCAGCCGGATCGGGCAAAACTGCGCGTGGGAATGTCGGCGATACCGGAGATTGAGACCCGCTGA
- a CDS encoding universal stress protein, producing the protein MKTLLMAIDNSPVAEKVIALTIEQALAHQAQVTVLCCVDPAYSSCNQPIEIDAGEDPDDFVAAKDEQNTAEMVVRHALAPLLRAGVAAKGLILAGEAAETIVAQSTLLQASMIIMGRRHLSPFNRLLKGSVSAAVIERANCPVLIDVRKD; encoded by the coding sequence ATGAAAACCTTGCTGATGGCCATCGATAACTCTCCGGTGGCGGAAAAAGTGATTGCGTTGACCATTGAACAGGCGCTGGCGCATCAGGCGCAGGTCACGGTGCTGTGCTGCGTGGATCCCGCTTACTCCTCCTGTAATCAACCGATTGAGATTGACGCCGGTGAAGATCCGGATGATTTTGTGGCGGCGAAAGATGAGCAGAACACCGCCGAAATGGTGGTGCGTCACGCGCTGGCGCCGCTGCTGCGCGCGGGCGTGGCGGCGAAGGGATTGATTCTGGCCGGTGAAGCGGCGGAAACCATTGTGGCGCAATCCACACTTTTGCAGGCCAGCATGATCATCATGGGGCGTCGCCATTTGTCACCGTTTAATCGTCTGCTAAAAGGGTCGGTCAGCGCCGCAGTGATTGAGCGCGCCAATTGCCCCGTTTTAATTGATGTACGTAAGGATTAA